Proteins found in one Strix aluco isolate bStrAlu1 chromosome 29, bStrAlu1.hap1, whole genome shotgun sequence genomic segment:
- the TBXA2R gene encoding LOW QUALITY PROTEIN: thromboxane A2 receptor (The sequence of the model RefSeq protein was modified relative to this genomic sequence to represent the inferred CDS: deleted 2 bases in 1 codon) codes for MGWGRSCADKAQPLPYSPLASRLSLANLGCGQGRKRRPVEAGQPAVPLRRNAGPRARAAPRTPLAPALAPATAASASQPPAARFRDSSSLLGFYPNTLCLSMARPGRSLPNLETPNPGAGGQRGRGTGLRVSPLQDLPTPHASSCSPLRGGRRAARSQAGCAPAARPRACPSIAASPGAESPVSPAPLGKVGSVLALAGGTPWARARRAPETTRRNEMGQGEMDAPNSSAAGPSDTCFGVFNASDGPNNTQNSITSPWFSTAFGLIGLCSNLFALCVLLSSSRKLSSQARSSFLIFLCGLVVTDFMGLLVTASVIIPYHFIKFAWAKVDPGCHLCNFLGFSMVFFGQCPLLLGATMAGERFFGINHPFSRSTSISKRRAWSIVGLVWGFSCLLGLLPVLGLGRYTLQFPGSWCFLTLLPGTGDVVFCLLFALLGIFSVLLSFILNTVSVVTLCRVYHDRESVQRRRDSEVEMMVQLVGIMIIATICWMPLLIFIVQTVLQQLPADGRIQTLPTETQKMLLIYIRMVTWNQILDPWVYILFRRAVLQRIYPSLRPRPSILVLNPSLRRKLTADSVLQ; via the exons atgggctggggcaggagctgtgctgATAAGGCGCAGCCTCTCCCGTACTCCCCATTAGCCTCTCGCCTTTCCCTCGCTAACCTCGGATGTGGCCAGGGCAGGAAGCGGCGCCCGGTGGAGGCAGGGCAGCCTGCGGTGCCTCTGCGGCGTAACGCTGGCCCACGGGCTCGCGCAGCGCCAAGAACCCCATTAGCGCCCGCACTGGCCCCCGCCACAGCTGCCAGCGCCTCTCAGCCTCCAGCAGCCCGTTTCAGagacagctcctctctgctgggatTTTACCCCAACACCCTTTGCCTCTCCATGGCCAGACCTGGAAGATCTCTGCCCAATCTGGAAACCCCAAACCCAGGCGCAGGGGGTCAGCGGGGGCGAGGCACCGGCCTCAGGGTTTCTCCTCTGCAGGACCTGCCGACCCCACACGCATCCTCCTGCAGTCCCCTGAGAGGGGGAAGACG TGCTGCGCGGTCCCAGGCCGGCTGCGCACCAGCTGCTCGGCCCCGAGCCTGCCCCAGCATCGCGGCCAGTCCTGGGGCAGAGTCCCCCGTGTCCCCGGCCCCGCTG GGCAAGGTGGGATCGGTGCTGGCACTGGCCGGGGGCACA CCATGGGCCCGAGCCAGGAGGGCGCCTGAAACCACCAGAAGGAACgagatggggcagggggagatgGACGCCCCCAACAGCAGCGCAGCTGGACCCTCAGACACCTGCTTCGGGGTGTTCAACGCCAGCGATGGTCCAAACAACACGCAGAACAGCATCACCTCGCCCTGGTTCTCCACCGCCTTCGGCCTCATCGGCCTCTGCTCCAACCTCTTCGCCCTCTGCGTCCTGCTCAGCTCCTCCCGCAAGCTGTCCAGCCAGGCCCGCTCctccttcctcatcttcctctgtggGCTGGTGGTCACGGACTTCATGGGGCTGCTGGTGACGGCCTCGGTCATCATCCCCTACCACTTCATCAAGTTCGCCTGGGCCAAGGTGGACCCCGGCTGCCACCTCTGCAACTTTCTCGGCTTTTCCATGGTCTTCTTCGGGCAGTGCCCGCTGCTGCTGGGGGCCACCATGGCCGGTGAGAGGTTCTTTGGCATCAACCACCCCTTCTCCCGCTCCACCAGCATCTCCAAACGCCGCGCCTGGTCCATCGTGGGGCTGGTGTGGggcttctcctgcctgctggggctgctgccggtgctggggctggggcggtACACGCTGCAGTTCCCTGGCTCCTGGTGCTTCCTCACCCTCCTGCCTGGCACCGGTGACGtcgtcttctgcctgctcttcGCCCTGCTGGGCATCTTCTCCGTGCTGCTCTCCTTCATCCTCAACACAGTCAGTGTGGTGACGCTCTGCCGTGTCTACCACGACCGGGAGTCGGTGCAGCGGCGCCGGGACAGCGAGGTGGAGATGATGGTGCAGCTGGTGGGCATCATGATCATCGCCACCATCTGCTGGATGCCCCTCCTG ATCTTCATCGTCCAGACAgtcctgcagcagctcccagccgACGGCCGCATCCAGACGCTGCCCACAGAGACGCAGAAGATGCTGCTCATCTACATCCGCATGGTCACCTGGAACCAGATCCTGGACCCCTGGGTCTACATCCTCTTCCGACGGGCCGTGCTGCAGCGCATCTACCCCAGCCTGCGCCCCCGCCCCTCCATCCTCGTCCTCAACCCCTCCCTGCGCCGCAAGCTCACCGCTGACTCCGTCCTGCAGTAG
- the GIPC3 gene encoding PDZ domain-containing protein GIPC3, with protein MRRAGRRGRQAQEGSPMENGMGQEPGTPEPPAAEGISAPRPPRTRPRLVFHTQLAHGSPTGRIEGFTNVKELYAKIAEVFGISPTEILFCTLNTHKVDMQKLLGGQIGLEDFIFAHVRGETKEVEVTKTEDALGLTITDNGAGYAFIKRIKEGSIINRIQTVCVGDSIEAINDHTIVGCRHYEVARMLRELPRAQPFTLRLVQPKKAFDMIGQRTRSSKSPGEGRVATGKETLRLRAQGPATLEEGPSPFEEEAARRVDDLLESYMGIRDSELASTMVEAAKESPGAAQLARGLDSVLGEFAFPQEFVAEVWAAVCHPKAGQE; from the exons atgcggcgggcgggcaggcgcgGCAGGCAGGCCCAGGAGGGCAGCCCCATGGAGAACGGCATGGGGCAGGAGCCGGGGACCCCTGAGCCGCCCGCCGCCGAGGGCATCtcggccccccggcccccccgtaCCCGCCCCAGGCTGGTGTTTCACACGCAGCTGGCCCACGGCAGCCCCACGGGGCGCATCGAGGGCTTCACCAACGTCAAGGAGCTCTACGCCAAAATCGCTGAGGTCTTCGGCATCTCACCCACCGAG ATCCTCTTCTGCACGCTCAACACGCACAAAGTAGACATGCAGAAGCTGCTGGGGGGGCAGATCGGCCTGGAGGACTTCATCTTTGCCCACGTCCGGGGCGAGACGAAGGAGGTGGAGGTGACCAAGACGGAGGACGCGCTTGGCCTCACCATCACGGACAACGGGGCTGGCTACGCTTTCATCAAG AGAATCAAGGAGGGGAGCATCATCAACCGCATCCAGACGGTGTGTGTGGGTGACAGCATCGAGGCCATCAACGACCACACCATCGTGGGCTGCCGGCACTACGAGGTGGCCCGGATGCTGCGGGAGCTGCCCCGGGCTCAGCCCTTCACCCTCCGCCTGGTGCAGCCCAAAAAGGCCTTTG ACATGATCGGGCAGAGGACGAGGAGCAGCAAGTCCCCGGGTGAGGGCAGAGTGGCCACCGGCAAGGAAACGCTGCGGCTGCGGGCGCAGGGCCCAGCCACACTGGAGGAGGGG cccagcccgttTGAGGAAGAAGCTGCCCGGCGGGTGGACGATCTGCTGGAGAGCTACATGGGCATCCGCGACAGCGAGCTGG cctcgACGATGGTGGAGGCGGCGAAGGAGAGCCCTGGCGCGGCCCAGCTCGCCCGCGGCTTGGACTCGGTGCTGGGAGAGTTTGCCTTCCCCCAGGAGTTCGTGGCTGAGGTGTGGGCAGCTGTCTGCCACCCCAAGGCGGGGCAGGAGTag
- the HMG20B gene encoding SWI/SNF-related matrix-associated actin-dependent regulator of chromatin subfamily E member 1-related, whose amino-acid sequence MAHSAKQLPAGMLHATGKAQHGNFLVAIKQEKGESARTSGEKPHGEEEPVKKRGWPKGKKRKKILPNGPKAPVTGYVRFLNERREQIRTQHPDLPFPEITKMLGAEWSKLQLSEKQRYLDEAEREKQQYMKELREYQQSEAYKMCTEKIQEKKIKKEDVGSAAVNTLLNGHPHKAGECSDTFSTFDVPIFTEEFLDQNKAREAELRRLRKMNTEFEEQNAILQKHTESMNCAKEKLEQELAQEERQTLALQQQLQSVRQALTASFASLPIPGTGETPTLSTLDFYMAKLHSAIESNPLQHEKLVVRIKEILSRIASEHL is encoded by the exons ATGGCCCACAGTGccaagcagctgcctgctgggatGCT ACATGCCACAGGCAAAGCTCAGCACGGGAACTTCCTGGTGGCCATCAAGCAGGAGAAGGGAGAGTCGGCACGGACGAGCGGCGAGAAGCCGCACGGCGAGGAGGAG CCAGTGAAGAAGAGGGGCTGGCCCAAgggcaagaagaggaagaagatccTTCCCAATGGCCCCAAAGCCCCTGTGACAGGCTACGTGCGTTTCCTGAATGAGCGGCGCGAGCAGATCCGCACGCAGCATCCTGACCTGCCCTTCCCGGAGATCACCAAGATGCTGGGGGCTGAGTGGAGCAAACTGCAGCTTTCGGAGAAGCAG CGGTACCTGGATGAAGCGGAGCGGGAGAAGCAGCAGTACATGAAGGAGCTGCGGGAGTACCAGCAGTCAGAGGCCTACAAGATGTGCACGGAGAAGATCCAggagaaaaagatcaaaaaag aGGATGTGGGCTCTGCAGCAGTGAACACCCTGCTGAACGGGCACCCACACAAG GCTGGTGAGTGCAGCGACACCTTCTCCACCTTCGACGTGCCCATCTTCACGGAGGAGTTCTTGGACCAAAACAAAG CCCGGGAGGCCGAGCTGCGGCGCCTGCGGAAGATGAACACGGAGTTTGAGGAGCAGAACGCCATCCTGCAGAAGCACACGGAGAGCATGAACTGTGCCAAGGAgaagctggagcaggagctggccCAGGAGGAGAGGCAGACCCTGgccttgcagcagcagctccagtccGTGCGACAGGCCCTCACCGCCAGCTTCgcctccctccccatccctg GCACTGGGGAAACCCCCACGCTGAGCACTCTGGACTTCTACATGGCCAAACTGCACAGCGCCATCGAGAGCAACCCGCTGCAGCACGAGAAACTGGTGGTGCGCATCAAGGAGATCCTGTCCCGAATAGCCAG TGAACACTTGTGA